Proteins found in one Triticum urartu cultivar G1812 chromosome 4, Tu2.1, whole genome shotgun sequence genomic segment:
- the LOC125552712 gene encoding sulfate transporter 3.1-like → MGGSAAAGKSVDGGGRAAQRVPVPEARPFLDTFRANLKETFFPDDPFRAVVRERGFGRRAAAALRYFFPFLEWAPAYRLGTFKSDLIAGITIASLAIPQGISYAKLANLPPILGLYSSFVPPLVYAMMGSSKDLAVGTVAVASLLIASMLGAEVSATENPALYLHLAFTATFFAGVIQASLGILRLGFIVDFLSHAAIVGFMGGAATVVCLQQLKGMLGLEHFTTSTDLVSVMRSVFSQTHQWRWESVVLGCGFLFFLLVTRFFSKRQPRFFWVSAAAPLTSVILGSLLVYFTHAENHGVQIIGNLKKGLNPISVTNLQFTPPYMMLALKTGLITGVIALAEGIAVGRSFAMFKNYHIDGNKEMIAIGTMNIMGSFTSCYLTTGPFSRSAVNYNAGCKTAMSNVVMSLAVMVTLLFLTPLFHYTPLVVLSAIIMSAMLGLIDFPAAVHLWHVDKVDFCVCAGAYLGVVFGSVEMGLVVAVAISVLRVLLFVARPRTTVLGNVPDTNVYRRMDQYTTARAVPGVLVLRVDSPIYFANSGYLRERFTRWIDEDDERTSAKGETGVQYVVLDMGAVGSIDTSGTSMLDELKKTLDRRGIQIVLANPGSEIMKKLDSSKVLELIGHEWIFPTVGEAVAECDFVLHSHKPGMVVDGASHENMV, encoded by the exons ATGGGCGGCAGCGCGGCGGCCGGGAAGAGCGTGGACGGCGGGGGCAGGGCGGCGCAGAGGGTGCCGGTGCCGGAGGCGCGGCCGTTCCTGGACACGTTCCGGGCCAACCTCAAGGAGACCTTCTTCCCGGACGACCCGTTCCGCGCGGTGGTGCGGGAGCGGGGCTTCGGCCGGCGCGCGGCGGCCGCGCTCCGCTACTTCTTCCCGTTCCTCGAGTGGGCGCCGGCATACAGGCTCGGCACCTTCAAGTCGGACCTCATCGCCGGCATCACCATTGCCAGCCTCGCCATCCCGCAGGGCATCAGCTACGCCAAGCTCGCCAACCTACCGCCCATCCTCGGCCTCT ACTCGAGCTTCGTGCCGCCGCTGGTGTACGCGATGATGGGGAGCTCCAAGGACCTGGCGGTGGGGACGGTGGCGGTGGCGTCGCTGCTCATCGCCTCCATGCTGGGCGCCGAGGTGTCGGCCACGGAGAACCCGGCGCTCTACCTCCACCTGGCCTTCACGGCGACCTTCTTCGCCGGCGTCATCCAGGCCTCGCTCGGCATCCTCAG GCTGGGGTTCATCGTGGACTTCCTGTCGCACGCGGCGATCGTGGGGTTCATGGGCGGCGCGGCGACGGTGGTGTGCCTGCAGCAGCTCAAGGGCATGCTGGGGCTGGAGCACTTCACCACCTCCACCGACCTCGTCTCCGTCATGCGCTCCGTCTTCTCCCAGACACACCAG TGGCGATGGGAGAGCGTGGTGCTCGGCTGCggcttcctcttcttcctcctcgtcacCCGCTTCTTC AGCAAGAGGCAGCCTAGGTTCTTCTGGGTATCCGCCGCCGCGCCATTGACGTCGGTCATCCTTGGGAGCCTCCTGGTCTACTTCACCCATGCTGAAAACCATGGCGTTCAAATT ATCGGTAATCTGAAGAAAGGCCTGAACCCAATCTCCGTCACAAACCTCCAGTTCACGCCGCCGTACATGATGCTCGCCCTCAAGACCGGCCTCATCACCGGCGTCATCGCCCTCGCC GAAGGGATCGCCGTCGGCCGGAGCTTCGCCATGTTCAAGAACTACCACATCGACGGCAACAAGGAGATGATCGCCATCGGGACGATGAACATCATGGGGTCCTTCACCTCCTGCTACCTCACCACGGGGCCCTTCTCCCGGTCCGCCGTGAACTACAACGCCGGGTGCAAGACGGCCATGTCCAACGTGGTCATGTCGCTGGCGGTGATGGTGACGCTCCTCTTCCTCACGCCGCTCTTCCACTACACGCCGCTGGTGGTGCTGTCGGCGATCATCATGTCGGCGATGCTGGGGCTCATCGACTTCCCGGCCGCCGTGCACCTCTGGCACGTCGACAAGGTGGACTTCTGCGTCTGCGCGGGGGCCTACCTCGGCGTCGTCTTCGGCAGCGTCGAGATGGGGCTGGTGGTCGCCGTGGCCATCTCCGTGCTCCGGGTGCTGCTCTTCGTGGCCCGGCCGAGGACGACCGTGCTCGGCAACGTGCCGGACACCAACGTCTACCGGAGGATGGACCAGTACACGACGGCGCGGGCGGTGCCCGGCGTGCTCGTGCTGCGCGTGGACTCGCCCATCTACTTCGCCAACTCCGGCTACCTGCGCGAGAGGTTCACCCGGTGGATCGACGAGGACGATGAACGCACCAGCGCCAAGGGCGAGACCGGCGTGCAGTACGTCGTCCTCGACATGGGTG CTGTGGGCAGCATCGACACCAGCGGGACGAGCATGCTGGACGAGCTCAAGAAGACCCTGGACAGGAGGGGGATTCAG ATCGTGCTGGCGAACCCGGGGAGCGAGATCATGAAGAAGCTGGACAGCTCCAAGGTGCTGGAGCTCATCGGCCACGAGTGGATCTTCCCGACGGTGGGCGAGGCCGTGGCGGAGTGCGACTTCGTGCTGCACTCCCACAAGCCGGGCATGGTGGTGGACGGTGCCTCGCATGAGAACATGGTCTGA